A part of Silvimonas soli genomic DNA contains:
- the ampD gene encoding 1,6-anhydro-N-acetylmuramyl-L-alanine amidase AmpD has protein sequence MSEGLRFDAAGWCAQARQVPSPNCDARPAGVATDLLVVHNISLPPGQFGGPAIEQLFTNTIAPEDPLFADLGSLRVSAHILIRRDGELVQFVPISLRAAHAGVSDWQGRERCNDFSIGVELEGTDHVPFTESQYQSLISLIQALQLNYPLQAVVGHNDIAPLRKTDPGPCFDWRRLYVALPHLKPDCSGVQI, from the coding sequence ATGAGCGAGGGTTTGCGCTTTGATGCTGCGGGCTGGTGCGCACAAGCGCGTCAGGTGCCCAGCCCCAATTGCGATGCCCGACCTGCGGGCGTTGCCACCGATTTGCTGGTGGTCCACAACATCAGCCTGCCGCCCGGTCAGTTTGGCGGTCCCGCCATTGAACAGTTGTTTACCAACACCATCGCCCCCGAAGACCCGCTGTTTGCTGATCTCGGTTCATTGCGGGTGTCGGCGCATATTCTGATCCGCCGCGATGGCGAACTGGTGCAGTTTGTCCCCATCAGCCTGCGTGCGGCGCATGCCGGCGTGTCTGACTGGCAAGGGCGCGAGCGCTGCAATGACTTCTCTATCGGTGTGGAACTGGAAGGCACCGACCACGTGCCTTTTACTGAATCGCAATATCAATCTCTCATTAGTCTGATTCAGGCACTACAGTTGAACTACCCCCTGCAAGCGGTGGTGGGGCACAACGATATCGCGCCATTGCGCAAGACCGACCCCGGCCCGTGTTTTGACTGGCGGCGTCTCTATGTTGCGTTGCCGCACCTGAAACCGGATTGTTCGGGTGTACAGATATAG
- the ubiE gene encoding bifunctional demethylmenaquinone methyltransferase/2-methoxy-6-polyprenyl-1,4-benzoquinol methylase UbiE, with amino-acid sequence MSENTTHFGYKTVEESEKAQKVAEVFHSVAQKYDVMNDLMSAGLHRAWKFFTIETSGAKAGDKVLDIAGGTGDLSKAFIKKVGKTGQVWLTDINSSMLGVGRDRLLDAGIATPVALCDAEKLPFPDNYFNIVSVAFGLRNMTHKDAALKEMYRVLKPGGRLLVLEFSKVWTPLKPAYDIYSFKLLPFMGKLVANDADSYQYLAESIRMHPDQETLKAMMLDAGFGKVDYHNMSAGVVALHKGIKL; translated from the coding sequence ATGAGCGAAAACACCACGCACTTCGGTTACAAGACGGTCGAGGAATCGGAAAAGGCGCAAAAAGTGGCCGAGGTTTTCCATTCCGTCGCGCAGAAATACGACGTGATGAACGACTTGATGTCGGCCGGTCTGCACCGCGCCTGGAAGTTCTTCACCATCGAGACCAGTGGCGCCAAGGCCGGCGACAAGGTGCTGGATATCGCGGGCGGCACCGGCGATTTGTCCAAAGCCTTTATCAAGAAGGTCGGCAAAACCGGTCAAGTGTGGCTGACCGATATCAACAGCTCCATGCTCGGTGTTGGCCGCGATCGCCTGCTTGATGCCGGCATTGCGACGCCAGTTGCGCTGTGTGATGCAGAAAAACTGCCGTTCCCGGACAACTATTTCAATATCGTCTCGGTGGCGTTTGGCCTGCGTAACATGACGCATAAAGACGCTGCGCTGAAAGAGATGTATCGCGTCCTCAAGCCCGGCGGCCGCTTGCTGGTGCTGGAGTTCTCCAAAGTCTGGACGCCGCTCAAGCCGGCTTACGATATTTACTCGTTCAAGTTGTTGCCATTTATGGGCAAGCTGGTGGCCAACGATGCCGACTCTTATCAGTATCTGGCCGAGTCGATCCGCATGCATCCGGACCAAGAAACCCTCAAAGCCATGATGCTGGATGCGGGTTTTGGCAAAGTCGATTATCACAATATGTCGGCTGGTGTGGTGGCGCTGCATAAGGGCATCAAGCTGTAA
- a CDS encoding ubiquinone biosynthesis accessory factor UbiJ encodes MLARILNRMLSHDAAAAAALAKYPGRVVRLVLPVLSGTLTIQPDGTFDRATGPAEATITLSPTFFTTWLFDRDAASKKAGLNGDTELAAAVGQVLAGLRWDMAEELSQLVGDVAAHRITWLAGKIGGVPGAIGSRLLIELTEYWRDEAPLVVTKRHVDDFCGGVDTLRDDLARLEARLERLSIKSL; translated from the coding sequence ATGCTCGCCAGAATCCTGAATCGCATGCTCTCGCACGATGCTGCTGCAGCTGCCGCGCTGGCGAAGTATCCGGGGCGCGTGGTGCGGCTGGTGCTGCCGGTCTTGTCCGGCACGCTCACCATCCAGCCTGACGGCACTTTTGATCGCGCCACCGGCCCGGCCGAGGCGACCATTACCTTGTCGCCAACGTTCTTTACCACCTGGCTCTTCGACCGTGACGCCGCCAGCAAAAAGGCCGGCCTGAATGGCGACACTGAACTGGCCGCTGCGGTTGGTCAGGTATTGGCCGGTTTACGTTGGGATATGGCGGAAGAATTGTCACAACTGGTCGGCGATGTGGCGGCCCATCGCATTACCTGGCTGGCGGGCAAAATTGGCGGAGTCCCGGGCGCCATTGGCTCGCGGCTGTTGATCGAACTGACCGAATACTGGCGCGATGAAGCACCGCTGGTAGTGACCAAGCGGCACGTCGATGATTTCTGTGGCGGAGTAGATACGCTGCGTGACGACCTGGCCCGGCTGGAAGCACGGCTGGAACGGTTGTCGATCAAATCGCTGTAA
- the ubiB gene encoding ubiquinone biosynthesis regulatory protein kinase UbiB, with protein sequence MRIFRLFKIARVVVQYGLDEFLLGHERVHGLHKLANVLFFWRKLEQPRGVRLRLALEALGPIFVKFGQVLSTRRDLLPEDIANELAFLQDRVPPFPGDIAVAVIEAGLKRPLTELYAEFDRTPVASASIAQVHRARLPNGRDVAVKVLRPSILPIIESDLALLKVMAGLVERLFADGKRLKPREVVAEFDKYLHDELDLMIEAGNASQLRRNFANSDMLIVPEVFYDWCARQVLTLEWMDGIPVGRVDELRASGIDLKKLSVYGVEIFFTQVFRDGFFHADMHPGNIFVAPDNRYIALDFGIVGTLSESDKQYLAINFLAFFNRDYHRVAAAHIESGWVPKDTRVEELEAAVRTVCEPIFDKPISQISFGQVLLRLFETSRRFNVEIQPQLVLLQKTLLNIEGLGRQLDPDLDLWKTAKPFLERWMHEQIGWRGLWRNIKHEAPLWAAMLPTLPRKLNDLVSQNPVDLMVAGYQGMMWEQKKRNWLLAAIVVLLATLVATLWWR encoded by the coding sequence ATGCGGATATTCCGCCTCTTTAAAATTGCCCGCGTGGTGGTGCAATACGGTCTGGACGAGTTCTTGCTCGGTCACGAGCGAGTGCATGGTTTGCACAAGCTGGCCAACGTACTGTTCTTCTGGCGCAAGCTCGAGCAACCGCGCGGCGTACGTTTGCGCCTGGCGCTGGAAGCCTTGGGGCCGATCTTCGTCAAATTCGGCCAGGTCCTGTCGACCCGACGCGATCTGTTACCGGAAGACATCGCCAACGAACTGGCGTTTCTGCAAGACCGCGTACCGCCTTTTCCCGGCGATATCGCCGTTGCCGTCATCGAAGCCGGCCTGAAGCGACCACTCACCGAGCTATACGCCGAGTTTGATCGCACACCGGTGGCATCGGCATCCATCGCGCAAGTACACCGGGCGCGTTTGCCCAATGGTCGTGATGTCGCGGTAAAGGTATTGCGTCCGTCGATTTTGCCGATCATCGAAAGCGATCTGGCGCTGTTGAAGGTCATGGCCGGCTTGGTCGAGCGCCTGTTTGCCGATGGCAAGCGCCTCAAACCGCGCGAAGTGGTGGCCGAGTTCGACAAATATCTACATGACGAACTCGATCTGATGATCGAAGCAGGCAACGCCTCGCAACTGCGGCGCAATTTTGCCAATTCCGACATGCTGATCGTGCCAGAAGTCTTCTACGACTGGTGCGCGCGCCAGGTGCTGACGCTCGAATGGATGGATGGCATTCCGGTCGGGCGCGTGGATGAATTGCGCGCCAGCGGCATCGACCTGAAAAAACTCTCGGTCTACGGCGTGGAAATTTTCTTCACCCAGGTATTCCGCGACGGGTTCTTTCACGCCGATATGCATCCGGGCAATATCTTTGTCGCGCCCGACAACCGCTACATTGCGCTGGATTTCGGCATTGTCGGCACGCTGTCGGAAAGCGACAAACAATACCTGGCGATCAATTTCCTGGCGTTCTTCAACCGCGATTACCACCGCGTTGCCGCGGCGCATATCGAATCTGGCTGGGTGCCCAAAGACACGCGGGTAGAAGAACTGGAAGCCGCCGTGCGCACGGTGTGCGAGCCCATCTTTGACAAGCCGATCTCACAGATTTCGTTTGGCCAGGTGTTGCTGCGGCTGTTTGAGACTTCCCGCCGCTTCAACGTAGAAATCCAGCCACAGTTAGTGCTTTTGCAGAAAACACTATTAAATATAGAAGGGCTGGGGCGACAGCTTGATCCGGATCTGGACCTGTGGAAAACCGCCAAGCCATTCCTGGAACGCTGGATGCACGAGCAGATTGGCTGGCGTGGTTTATGGCGTAATATCAAGCACGAGGCACCGCTGTGGGCCGCCATGTTGCCCACGCTGCCGCGCAAACTCAATGATCTGGTCAGCCAGAATCCGGTTGATCTGATGGTCGCAGGTTATCAGGGGATGATGTGGGAGCAGAAAAAGCGCAACTGGCTGCTAGCCGCCATTGTCGTGTTGCTGGCCACCCTGGTCGCCACCTTGTGGTGGCGTTAA
- a CDS encoding UvrD-helicase domain-containing protein has translation MSHPLTASLNPEQRAAVELPAEHALILAGAGSGKTKVLTTRIAWLLSTGQISPAGLLAVTFTNKAAKEMLARITSMLPLNPRGLWVGTFHGLCNRMLRLHHRDAGLPATFAILDSQDQLAAVKRAMKTLNVDDERYPPRTVQQYINGNKDAGIRAGKAEAWDEYSRMLRMIYAEYESQCRREGVVDFAELLLACYELLERNEPLRNHYRSRFHHILVDEFQDTNQLQYAWLKLLTGPESALFAVGDDDQSIYAFRGARVGNMLDFQKDYTVKHVIRLEQNYRSHGNILNAANAVIEHNRDRLGKQLWTKDDAGEPIRLYEAATDSEEAGFLVDEISAQQREGIALDDIAILYRSNAQSRIVEHALVAAGLPYRVYGGLRFYERQEIKHALAYLRLLSNEDDDNALLRVINFPTRGIGNRTVETITDTARIAGTSLWQAACTAGTGRSAAAVGRFVQLIEAMRQQAQGLPLPEVVSMMLSLSGLNEFYQNEKEGEERLANLNELVNAAASFVTEDANDLVAFLANASLEGGEHAANAGEVAVQLMTIHAAKGLEFHSVFLTGLEEGLFPHDNSMSDPKGLEEERRLMYVAMTRARRRLYISLSQSRMLHGQMRYAPASRFLNEIPADLLKYLNRGYAPNSYAAPSSSGNSQGYAPTPRSARASAPEHGLNIGMSVRHPKFGIGVVVDHEGGANGNVQVNFQDLGTKWLAVAYAKLEPVKE, from the coding sequence ATGTCTCATCCCCTTACCGCCTCACTGAACCCGGAACAGCGCGCCGCTGTTGAGCTTCCGGCTGAACACGCCCTGATTCTGGCTGGTGCCGGCAGCGGCAAGACCAAGGTGCTGACCACGCGCATTGCGTGGCTGCTCTCTACGGGCCAGATCAGCCCGGCGGGCCTGCTGGCGGTGACCTTCACCAACAAGGCAGCCAAAGAAATGCTGGCGCGCATTACCAGCATGCTGCCATTGAATCCGCGTGGTCTGTGGGTCGGGACGTTCCACGGCTTGTGTAACCGCATGCTGCGATTGCACCATCGTGATGCCGGTTTGCCTGCCACATTTGCCATTCTGGATTCGCAAGACCAGCTTGCCGCAGTCAAGCGTGCAATGAAAACATTGAATGTCGATGATGAGCGCTATCCGCCGCGCACCGTCCAGCAGTATATCAATGGCAACAAAGACGCTGGCATTCGTGCAGGCAAGGCTGAAGCATGGGATGAATATTCACGCATGCTCAGAATGATCTATGCTGAATACGAATCGCAATGCCGCCGTGAAGGCGTGGTTGATTTTGCCGAATTGCTGCTGGCCTGCTATGAATTACTGGAACGTAATGAACCGCTGCGTAACCATTATCGCAGCCGTTTTCATCATATTCTGGTCGACGAATTCCAGGATACAAACCAGCTACAATATGCCTGGTTGAAATTGCTGACCGGACCGGAAAGCGCTTTATTTGCAGTCGGAGATGACGATCAGTCCATTTATGCCTTTCGCGGGGCAAGGGTTGGCAACATGCTCGACTTCCAGAAAGATTACACGGTTAAACATGTAATCCGGCTCGAACAGAATTACCGTTCCCACGGCAATATCCTCAATGCTGCCAACGCCGTGATTGAACACAATCGGGATCGGCTGGGAAAACAATTGTGGACCAAAGACGATGCCGGTGAGCCAATCCGGCTCTATGAGGCGGCCACTGATAGCGAAGAGGCCGGCTTTCTGGTCGATGAGATTTCTGCCCAGCAACGCGAGGGCATTGCGCTTGATGACATAGCCATTCTTTATCGTTCCAATGCCCAATCACGGATTGTCGAGCATGCACTTGTTGCGGCGGGTTTGCCGTACCGTGTTTATGGCGGCCTGCGCTTTTATGAGCGCCAGGAAATCAAGCATGCACTGGCTTATCTACGGTTGCTGAGTAACGAAGATGACGATAACGCCTTATTGCGGGTGATTAATTTCCCCACGCGCGGCATTGGCAATCGCACCGTTGAAACCATCACCGATACCGCCCGTATTGCAGGCACCAGCCTGTGGCAAGCCGCCTGCACGGCTGGCACGGGGCGTAGCGCGGCGGCAGTGGGGCGTTTTGTCCAGTTGATCGAAGCCATGCGCCAGCAAGCGCAAGGTTTGCCGCTGCCCGAAGTGGTGTCGATGATGTTGTCGCTATCTGGTCTGAATGAGTTTTACCAGAACGAAAAAGAAGGCGAAGAGCGCCTGGCCAACTTGAACGAACTGGTGAACGCGGCGGCCTCGTTTGTTACTGAAGACGCCAATGATCTGGTCGCGTTTCTGGCCAATGCCTCACTGGAAGGCGGCGAACATGCGGCCAATGCCGGTGAGGTGGCGGTGCAATTGATGACCATCCACGCTGCCAAGGGGCTGGAGTTTCACTCGGTGTTTCTGACCGGGCTGGAAGAAGGCCTGTTCCCTCACGATAACAGCATGTCCGATCCGAAAGGGCTGGAGGAAGAGCGGCGGCTGATGTACGTGGCCATGACGCGCGCGCGGCGGCGGCTGTATATCTCACTATCGCAAAGCCGCATGCTGCATGGGCAAATGCGTTATGCGCCAGCCAGCCGTTTTCTGAATGAAATCCCGGCCGATTTGCTGAAGTATCTGAATCGCGGTTACGCACCGAACAGCTACGCCGCACCTTCGTCCAGCGGTAACAGCCAGGGTTATGCGCCTACACCGCGCAGTGCCCGCGCCAGCGCGCCGGAACACGGCTTGAATATTGGCATGAGCGTGCGTCATCCCAAGTTCGGGATCGGCGTGGTGGTCGATCACGAGGGCGGTGCCAATGGTAATGTCCAGGTCAACTTCCAGGACCTGGGCACCAAATGGCTGGCCGTCGCCTACGCCAAGCTGGAGCCCGTAAAAGAATGA
- a CDS encoding DUF971 domain-containing protein, producing MAGLTPASALPVEIRLHKASRTLEVAFDDGARFSLPCEYLRVNSPSAEVQGHGVGQGVLQTGKRDVAITGVEQVGNYAVKLVFDDGHDSGLYSWQYLYELGRDHTARWQEYLAQLAAAGASRDPAAH from the coding sequence ATGGCAGGACTCACCCCGGCCAGCGCGCTTCCAGTTGAAATCCGCTTGCATAAAGCCTCGCGCACGCTGGAAGTCGCCTTTGACGATGGCGCCCGTTTTTCATTGCCGTGCGAGTATCTGCGAGTCAATAGCCCGTCCGCTGAGGTGCAGGGCCACGGCGTTGGCCAAGGTGTCTTACAGACTGGCAAGCGCGATGTGGCGATTACCGGCGTCGAACAAGTAGGCAATTACGCCGTAAAACTGGTGTTCGACGATGGCCACGACTCCGGCCTGTATTCCTGGCAATATCTGTACGAGTTGGGGCGTGACCACACCGCCCGCTGGCAAGAATATCTGGCACAACTGGCTGCGGCCGGGGCCAGCCGCGATCCTGCGGCACATTGA
- a CDS encoding STAS domain-containing protein, with translation MQAILNLDQHIAQIQLKGNFTWEGQREIKQVTQEVLANGAITELHFDLAEVERMDSAGLGMLLLLHERSAGRRIVLSNIPEPVRATLDVANTGGIFEMR, from the coding sequence GTGCAGGCAATACTGAACCTGGATCAGCACATTGCGCAGATCCAGTTGAAAGGCAATTTCACGTGGGAAGGGCAGCGCGAGATCAAGCAAGTGACGCAAGAAGTGCTGGCGAATGGCGCGATCACCGAACTGCATTTTGATCTGGCTGAAGTGGAGCGCATGGATTCGGCCGGCTTGGGAATGTTGCTGTTGCTGCATGAACGCTCAGCCGGACGGCGCATTGTATTGAGCAACATTCCGGAGCCAGTGCGGGCAACGCTGGATGTCGCCAACACCGGCGGTATCTTTGAGATGCGTTAA
- a CDS encoding potassium transporter Kup has translation MGANHSQAPSASRMAGLTMGAIGVVYGDIGTSPLYTLKTCLTAHGNLPINPENILGILSLIFWAIMIVVSAKYVVVIMRADNRGEGGILALMALALRDMDTRSRKGLLLMGLGIFGASLFYGDGIITPAISVLSAFEGISVISHTLDPYIVPLTIIVLVGLFAIQRHGTAKVGKLFGPIMVFWFLTLAVMGIRSIVHAPEVFAAINPLYGARFVIDFPWRGFIIMGAVVLSVTGGEALYADMGHFGQKSIRIAWFGLVLPSLVLCYFGQGALLLHNPAAIKNPFFLLAPQWALAPLVVLAAAATVIASQAVISGAFSMTNQAVQLGYCPRVDIDHTSDQEIGQIYVPQINWFLMVAVILLVLAFRTSDNLASAYGLSVCGTMVMTTLLAFNVLAKGRTKGRKVLFWVVLTGFLVVDMVFLSSNMLKLPDGGWVPLVIGLIIFTMMTTWKRGRVLLGDRLREGELPLQGFVESLEASPPQRVDGTAIFMTTSSDSVPHALLHNLKHNKVLHEKVVFLTIRTADIPFVAKREKVVVPKLGESFYQVIATYGFKEEPSVPGILRQVEELQPELDFDPMQTSFFLSRETIVEGKYPAMAWWRRKLFSLMTRNATRATNYFKIPPNRVVEMGMQVEL, from the coding sequence ATGGGCGCAAATCATAGCCAGGCACCTTCCGCATCCCGCATGGCCGGGCTGACGATGGGTGCGATTGGCGTGGTGTACGGCGACATCGGTACCAGTCCGCTTTACACCCTCAAAACCTGTCTTACCGCGCACGGCAACCTGCCGATCAACCCGGAAAACATCCTGGGTATTTTGTCGCTGATTTTCTGGGCCATCATGATTGTGGTCTCCGCCAAGTACGTGGTGGTGATCATGCGGGCCGATAACCGCGGTGAAGGCGGCATTCTGGCGTTGATGGCGCTGGCCTTGCGCGACATGGATACGCGCTCGCGCAAAGGTCTGCTGCTGATGGGGCTGGGTATTTTCGGCGCCTCGCTGTTCTATGGCGACGGCATCATTACCCCGGCGATTTCAGTGCTATCGGCGTTCGAAGGTATCAGCGTTATTTCCCACACGCTTGATCCATACATCGTGCCGCTCACCATTATTGTGCTGGTGGGTCTGTTCGCCATCCAGCGCCACGGCACCGCCAAGGTCGGCAAACTGTTTGGCCCGATCATGGTGTTCTGGTTTCTCACGCTGGCGGTGATGGGCATCCGCAGCATCGTGCATGCACCCGAGGTGTTCGCCGCGATCAACCCACTCTATGGTGCGCGTTTCGTCATCGACTTCCCGTGGCGCGGCTTCATCATCATGGGCGCGGTGGTGCTGTCCGTGACTGGTGGCGAGGCGCTGTATGCCGACATGGGCCACTTTGGCCAGAAGTCGATCCGCATCGCGTGGTTTGGGTTGGTCTTGCCGTCTTTGGTGCTGTGTTACTTTGGCCAGGGTGCACTGCTGTTGCATAACCCGGCCGCCATCAAGAACCCGTTCTTCTTGCTGGCGCCGCAATGGGCTTTGGCGCCGCTGGTGGTATTGGCTGCAGCGGCAACCGTAATCGCCTCGCAGGCGGTGATCTCTGGCGCGTTCTCCATGACCAACCAAGCCGTGCAACTGGGTTATTGCCCGCGCGTGGATATTGATCACACTTCGGACCAGGAAATCGGCCAGATCTACGTGCCGCAAATCAACTGGTTCCTGATGGTGGCGGTGATTCTGCTGGTGCTGGCCTTCCGTACTTCCGATAACCTGGCGTCGGCCTATGGCTTGTCTGTGTGCGGCACCATGGTCATGACCACCTTGCTGGCGTTCAATGTGCTGGCCAAGGGTCGTACCAAGGGCCGCAAGGTATTGTTCTGGGTGGTGCTGACCGGCTTCCTGGTGGTCGACATGGTGTTCTTGTCGTCCAACATGCTCAAGTTGCCCGATGGCGGCTGGGTTCCGCTGGTGATTGGTCTGATCATCTTTACCATGATGACCACCTGGAAACGCGGCCGCGTGTTGCTGGGTGACCGGCTGCGTGAAGGCGAGTTGCCGCTGCAAGGCTTTGTGGAAAGCCTGGAAGCCTCACCACCGCAACGCGTGGATGGCACCGCCATCTTCATGACCACCAGCTCGGACTCGGTGCCCCATGCCCTGCTGCATAATCTGAAGCACAACAAGGTGCTGCATGAAAAGGTGGTGTTCCTGACCATCCGCACCGCGGATATCCCGTTTGTGGCCAAGCGTGAGAAGGTTGTGGTGCCCAAGCTGGGCGAGAGCTTCTATCAGGTGATCGCGACTTACGGTTTCAAGGAAGAGCCATCCGTACCTGGCATTTTGCGGCAGGTAGAAGAACTGCAACCGGAGCTGGATTTCGACCCGATGCAGACCTCGTTCTTCCTGTCGCGTGAAACCATCGTCGAGGGCAAGTATCCGGCGATGGCGTGGTGGCGTCGCAAGTTGTTCTCCTTGATGACCCGCAATGCCACGCGCGCGACCAATTACTTCAAGATCCCGCCTAACCGGGTGGTGGAAATGGGGATGCAAGTCGAGCTGTAA
- a CDS encoding response regulator produces MTTSDAAIEVRALVIDRASEMRSALGMALAEAGVATIDYASKQTAALGYIQNHSYDVVLCEYDLGGGQDGVHLFEACQQHHLLKPSCIFMMVTGERRHAQVMSAAELVPDGYLLKPFSTADLIMRLARAQRRKAGFRTIDNAVRAGDYLGAISACDREMAERPPAEIDDFMRLKTQLQLRLGEHADAAQTSESALALRNSAWARLGLGKAQFGLKDYAAARGSFETVKQEHELALESYDWLARTLTAQGDITGAQTVLGEAVQRSPLAAQRQCALGRLAERNGELDVAEAALTQALNLSRGSFWPDLSLYCELSRVQLERGDIGGARRTAQRLRRESGGGENVETICELIEAAVLEKLDDRKNSAELFEHACETLRAQEDPLPGVLIEAARQAYTRRRQEAGATLVRTALRSASEDSAILSSVESLYQSLGEPQTGQALIAEVARDITALNNEAVAAVRNGDLAGASQMFINALQSRNGNIQLLLNAVNTLLSCVNQQGWNEQYVELAQSYLVRARKLDPTNGKARQLADALRRTRTRFGIDAGQQAQPPAAA; encoded by the coding sequence ATGACTACCTCCGACGCTGCCATCGAAGTCCGTGCTCTGGTCATTGACCGGGCCAGCGAGATGCGCAGCGCGCTGGGCATGGCGCTGGCAGAGGCAGGCGTCGCCACTATCGATTACGCCAGCAAGCAAACCGCAGCGCTGGGTTATATCCAGAATCACAGCTACGACGTGGTGCTGTGCGAATACGATCTGGGCGGCGGTCAGGACGGCGTGCATCTATTTGAGGCTTGCCAGCAACATCATCTACTCAAGCCTTCATGCATTTTCATGATGGTGACTGGCGAACGCCGCCATGCGCAAGTCATGAGTGCCGCCGAGCTGGTACCTGACGGTTACTTGCTCAAACCGTTTTCCACCGCTGACCTGATCATGCGACTGGCGCGGGCGCAGCGGCGCAAGGCTGGCTTCAGGACGATAGATAACGCGGTTCGCGCGGGCGATTATTTGGGCGCAATCAGCGCGTGTGACCGGGAAATGGCCGAGCGGCCACCCGCTGAAATCGACGACTTCATGCGCTTGAAAACCCAGCTGCAATTGCGGCTGGGCGAGCACGCAGATGCAGCGCAAACCAGCGAAAGTGCGCTGGCCTTGCGCAACAGCGCGTGGGCCCGCCTGGGTTTGGGCAAGGCACAGTTTGGCCTCAAGGATTATGCCGCTGCCCGTGGCAGCTTTGAAACGGTCAAACAGGAACACGAACTGGCGCTGGAGTCCTATGACTGGCTGGCGCGCACGCTCACGGCTCAGGGCGACATTACCGGTGCGCAAACCGTGCTGGGTGAGGCAGTCCAGCGCTCACCGCTGGCCGCCCAGCGTCAGTGTGCTCTGGGGCGCCTGGCCGAACGCAATGGCGAGCTGGATGTCGCTGAAGCGGCCCTGACACAGGCATTGAATCTGTCACGTGGTTCGTTCTGGCCGGATTTGTCGCTCTATTGCGAATTGAGTCGCGTACAGCTGGAGCGTGGCGATATCGGTGGTGCTCGGCGCACCGCGCAGCGCTTGCGCCGCGAATCGGGTGGTGGCGAGAACGTCGAGACCATCTGCGAATTGATTGAAGCTGCGGTGCTGGAAAAACTGGACGACCGCAAGAATTCCGCCGAACTGTTTGAACATGCCTGCGAAACATTGCGGGCGCAAGAAGACCCGCTGCCGGGCGTGTTGATCGAGGCTGCGCGGCAGGCTTATACCCGCCGTCGCCAGGAAGCGGGCGCGACTTTGGTCCGCACAGCGCTACGCAGTGCCTCGGAAGACTCGGCCATCCTCTCCAGCGTCGAAAGTCTGTATCAGTCGCTGGGTGAGCCCCAAACCGGCCAGGCGCTGATCGCTGAAGTTGCCCGCGATATCACCGCCTTGAACAACGAAGCCGTTGCCGCTGTACGCAATGGTGATCTGGCAGGTGCGTCGCAAATGTTCATCAATGCGTTGCAGTCACGCAATGGCAATATCCAGTTGTTGCTAAACGCTGTGAATACGCTATTGTCTTGCGTCAATCAGCAAGGCTGGAATGAACAATACGTAGAGCTGGCGCAAAGCTATCTGGTGCGGGCACGCAAGCTCGATCCCACCAATGGCAAGGCCCGGCAGCTGGCTGACGCACTGCGGCGCACTCGGACGCGGTTTGGTATCGATGCTGGCCAGCAAGCCCAGCCGCCCGCTGCGGCATAG